Proteins from a genomic interval of Papaver somniferum cultivar HN1 chromosome 4, ASM357369v1, whole genome shotgun sequence:
- the LOC113275875 gene encoding eukaryotic translation initiation factor 5A yields MSDEEHHFESKADSGASKTYPQQAGTIRKNGHIVIKGRACKVVEVSTSKTGKHGHAKCHFVAIDIFNGKKLEDIVPSSHNCDIPHVNRTDYQLIDISEDGFVSLLTDNGGTKDDLKLPTDDVVLTQIKEGFAEGKDLVLSVMSAMGEEQICAVKDISGSK; encoded by the exons ATGTCTGACGAAGAGCATCATTTCGAATCAAAGGCCGATTCAGGAGCTTCAAAGACTTACCCTCAACAAGCTGGTACCATCCGTAAGAACGGACATATCGTTATCAAGGGCAGAGCCTGCAAG GTTGTTGAAGTTTCAACCTCCAAAACCGGCAAGCACGGTCATGCTAAGTGTCACTTTGTTGCAATTGATATTTTCAACGGCAAGAAGCTTGAAGATATTGTGCCATCTTCCCACAATTGTGAC ATTCCACATGTTAACCGTACTGATTACCAGTTGATTGATATCTCCGAGGATGGATTTGTGAGTCTCCTCACTGATAATGGTGGCACCAAGGATGATTTGAAGCTACCCACTGATGATGTCGTTCTCACCCag ATCAAAGAAGGTTTTGCTGAGGGAAAAGACCTTGTGTTGTCTGTTATGTCTGCCATGGGAGAGGAGCAGATCTGTGCTGTCAAGGACATTTCTGGATCCAAATAG